One region of Gossypium raimondii isolate GPD5lz chromosome 6, ASM2569854v1, whole genome shotgun sequence genomic DNA includes:
- the LOC105774550 gene encoding NAC domain-containing protein 35 encodes MAIASMSNDNTSNVDLDFNNSNSSSSSKDDHEQDTVMPGFRFHPTEEELVEFYLRRKVEGKRFNVELITFLDLYRYDPWELPAMAAIGEKEWFFYVPRDRKYRNGDRPNRVTTSGYWKATGADRMIRGENSRSIGLKKTLVFYSGKAPKGIRSSWIMNEYRLPHHETERYQKAEISLCRVYKRAGVEDHPSLPRCLPTRALTSSRGVLQSEKKYSQAQDAAQQAMERFQGFGGGQSQPQMEIEKISETDGSSSSTSDVTTALGLSKQNVYRPTALIRTTLGLPSGIMEEEGLFLNQSKQGCTSLLPNSTTLFQLGSSSVSSNVVDDLHRLVSYQQAAMNPLQYYNTYQQQQQQPEFSTLPPQSQAQQLSLNVLPNSLPLTTFSDRLWEWSPIPEPSREFTNPFK; translated from the exons ATGGCAATAGCAAGCATGAGCAACGATAATACCAGTAACGTTGACCTCGACTTCAACAACAGCAACAGCAGCAGCTCCAGCAAAGATGACCATGAACAAGACACGGTGATGCCTGGTTTTCGATTCCATCCTACCGAGGAAGAACTTGTAGAGTTCTACCTTCGCCGTAAGGTAGAGGGCAAGCGCTTCAATGTCGAACTCATtacttttcttgatctatatcgCTATGACCCTTGGGAACTTcctg CCATGGCAGCAATTGGGGAGAAGGAATGGTTCTTCTACGTGCCTAGAGACAGAAAGTACAGAAACGGAGATCGACCGAATCGTGTCACGACTTCAGGCTACTGGAAGGCAACGGGAGCTGACCGCATGATTCGGGGAGAGAATTCTCGATCTATTGGCCTCAAGAAAACCCTAGTCTTCTACTCCGGGAAAGCCCCCAAAGGCATTCGAAGCAGTTGGATTATGAACGAGTATCGCTTGCCTCACCACGAAACTGAACGCTATCAAAAG GCTGAAATATCGCTTTGCCGCGTGTACAAGAGAGCTGGAGTTGAAGATCACCCCTCACTCCCCCGTTGTCTTCCAACGAGGGCATTGACCTCATCGAGAGGAGTACTGCAGTCAGAAAAGAAATATTCGCAGGCCCAAGATGCAGCTCAACAAGCCATGGAAAGGTTTCAAGGGTTTGGAGGAGGACAATCACAACCACAAATGGAGATTGAAAAGATAAGTGAGACTGATGGGAGCAGTAGTAGTACTTCTGATGTTACAACAGCTCTTGGACTTTCCAAGCAGAATGTGTACCGTCCAACGGCCCTTATAAGAACAACACTTGGGTTACCATCTGGAATAATGGAAGAGGAGGGACTGTTCTTAAATCAGTCTAAGCAAGGCTGCACTTCTTTACTTCCCAATTCCACCACTCTCTTTCAACTGGGCTCGTCTTCTGTTTCATCAAATGTTGTTGACGATCTTCACAGGCTAGTAAGCTACCAACAAGCTGCAATGAATCCGCTGCAATACTACAACACTtaccaacaacaacaacagcaaCCCGAGTTTTCTACGTTGCCCCCTCAATCACAGGCTCAGCAGCTTTCACTCAACGTGCTACCCAACTCACTTCCACTAACGACTTTCTCGGATCGGTTGTGGGAGTGGAGTCCAATCCCAGAACCAAGTAGGGAGTTCACCAATCCTTTCAAGTAG